From a single Phacochoerus africanus isolate WHEZ1 chromosome 11, ROS_Pafr_v1, whole genome shotgun sequence genomic region:
- the CDK18 gene encoding cyclin-dependent kinase 18 isoform X2, whose amino-acid sequence MNKMKNFKRRFSLSVPRTETIEESLAEFTEQFNQLHNRRHHEDLQLDPLGRDPQPESSTFSPTDSGDDPGQPSPGMQFRRQNQRRFSMEDISKRLSLPMDIRLPQEFLQKLQLESPDLLKRPSRMSRRASLSDIGFGKLETYVKLDKLGEGTYATVFKGRSKLTENLVALKEIRLEHEEGAPCTAIREVSLLRNLKHANIVTLHDLIHTERSLTLVFEYLDSDLKQYLDHCGNLMSMHNVKIFMFQLLRGLAYCHRRKILHRDLKPQNLLINERGELKLADFGLARAKSVPTKTYSNEVVTLWYRPPDVLLGSTEYSTPIDMWGVGCIHYEMATGRPLFPGSTVKEELHLIFRLLGTPTEDTWPGVMALSEFRAYNFPRYLPQPLISHAPRLDTEGINLLTSLLLYESKSRVSAEAALRHPYFRSLGERVHQLEDTASIFSLKEIQLQKDPGYRGLAFQQPGRGKNRRQSVF is encoded by the exons ATGAACAAGATGAAGAACTTCAAGCGCCGCTTCTCCCTGTCAGTGCCCCGCACCGAGACCATCGAGGAGTCCTTGGCCGAGTTCACGGAACAGTTCAACCAGCTCCACAACCGGCGGCACCATGAGG ACCTGCAGCTCGATCCCCTTGGCAGAGACCCCCAGCCAGAGTCCAGCACCTTCTCCCCGACAGACAGTGGGGATGACCCCGGGCAGCCGTCCCCTGGCATGCAGTTCCGGCGACAGAACCAGCGCCGCTTCTCCATGGAG GACATCAGTAAGAGGCTCTCTCTGCCCATGGACATCCGCCTGCCCCAGGAATTCCTGCAGAAGCTACAGCTGGAGAGCCCAGACCTGCTCAAACGGCCCAGCCGAATGTCTCGTCGCGCCTCCCTG TCAGACATCGGCTTTGGGAAACTGGAAACATACGTGAAACTGGACAAACTGGGGGAG ggaacctatgccacagtcttCAAAGGGCGCAGCAAACTGACAGAGAACCTCGTGGCGCTGAAGGAGATCCGGCTGGAGCACGAGGAGGGAGCGCCCTGCACTGCCATCCGGGAGG TGTCTCTCCTGAGGAACCTGAAACATGCCAATATCGTGACCTTGCATGACCTCATCCACACGGAGCGCTCGCTCACCCTGGTGTTTGAGTACCTG GACAGTGACCTGAAGCAGTACCTGGACCACTGTGGAAACCTCATGAGCATGCACAACGTCAAG ATTTTCATGTTCCAGCTGCTCCGGGGTCTTGCCTACTGCCACCGCCGCAAGATCCTGCACCGCGACCTGAAACCCCAGAACCTGCTCATCAATGAGAGAGGGGAGCTGAAGCTGGCCGACTTTG GACTGGCCCGGGCTAAGTCAGTGCCCACGAAGACCTACTCCAATGAGGTGGTGACCCTGTGGTACAGGCCCCCCGACGTGCTGCTGGGGTCCACAGAGTACTCCACCCCCATCGATATGTG GGGTGTGGGCTGCATCCACTACGAGATGGCCACAGGGAGGCCCCTCTTCCCCGGCTCCACGGTCAAGGAGGAGCTGCACCTCATCTTCCGGCTCCTCG GGACCCCTACCGAAGACACGTGGCCTGGGGTGATGGCCCTGAGCGAGTTCCGAGCCTACAACTTCCCCCGGTACCTCCCCCAGCCGCTCATCAGCCATGCTCCCAG GTTGGACACTGAGGGCATCAACCTCCTGACCAGCCTCCTCCTG TATGAATCCAAGAGTCGTGTGTCAGCAGAGGCGGCCCTGAGACACCCCTACTTCCGGTCCCTGGGGGAGCGTGTGCACCAGCTCGAAGACA CTGCCTCCATCTTCTCCCTGAAGGAGATCCAGCTCCAGAAGGATCCAGGCTACCGGGGCCTGGCCTTTCAGCAGCCAG GGCGAGGGAAGAACCGGAGACAGAGCGTCTTCTGA
- the CDK18 gene encoding cyclin-dependent kinase 18 isoform X1: MNKMKNFKRRFSLSVPRTETIEESLAEFTEQFNQLHNRRHHEDLQLDPLGRDPQPESSTFSPTDSGDDPGQPSPGMQFRRQNQRRFSMEDISKRLSLPMDIRLPQEFLQKLQLESPDLLKRPSRMSRRASLSDIGFGKLETYVKLDKLGEGTYATVFKGRSKLTENLVALKEIRLEHEEGAPCTAIREVSLLRNLKHANIVTLHDLIHTERSLTLVFEYLDSDLKQYLDHCGNLMSMHNVKIFMFQLLRGLAYCHRRKILHRDLKPQNLLINERGELKLADFGLARAKSVPTKTYSNEVVTLWYRPPDVLLGSTEYSTPIDMWGVGCIHYEMATGRPLFPGSTVKEELHLIFRLLGTPTEDTWPGVMALSEFRAYNFPRYLPQPLISHAPRLDTEGINLLTSLLLVSVLPARARARQAES, translated from the exons ATGAACAAGATGAAGAACTTCAAGCGCCGCTTCTCCCTGTCAGTGCCCCGCACCGAGACCATCGAGGAGTCCTTGGCCGAGTTCACGGAACAGTTCAACCAGCTCCACAACCGGCGGCACCATGAGG ACCTGCAGCTCGATCCCCTTGGCAGAGACCCCCAGCCAGAGTCCAGCACCTTCTCCCCGACAGACAGTGGGGATGACCCCGGGCAGCCGTCCCCTGGCATGCAGTTCCGGCGACAGAACCAGCGCCGCTTCTCCATGGAG GACATCAGTAAGAGGCTCTCTCTGCCCATGGACATCCGCCTGCCCCAGGAATTCCTGCAGAAGCTACAGCTGGAGAGCCCAGACCTGCTCAAACGGCCCAGCCGAATGTCTCGTCGCGCCTCCCTG TCAGACATCGGCTTTGGGAAACTGGAAACATACGTGAAACTGGACAAACTGGGGGAG ggaacctatgccacagtcttCAAAGGGCGCAGCAAACTGACAGAGAACCTCGTGGCGCTGAAGGAGATCCGGCTGGAGCACGAGGAGGGAGCGCCCTGCACTGCCATCCGGGAGG TGTCTCTCCTGAGGAACCTGAAACATGCCAATATCGTGACCTTGCATGACCTCATCCACACGGAGCGCTCGCTCACCCTGGTGTTTGAGTACCTG GACAGTGACCTGAAGCAGTACCTGGACCACTGTGGAAACCTCATGAGCATGCACAACGTCAAG ATTTTCATGTTCCAGCTGCTCCGGGGTCTTGCCTACTGCCACCGCCGCAAGATCCTGCACCGCGACCTGAAACCCCAGAACCTGCTCATCAATGAGAGAGGGGAGCTGAAGCTGGCCGACTTTG GACTGGCCCGGGCTAAGTCAGTGCCCACGAAGACCTACTCCAATGAGGTGGTGACCCTGTGGTACAGGCCCCCCGACGTGCTGCTGGGGTCCACAGAGTACTCCACCCCCATCGATATGTG GGGTGTGGGCTGCATCCACTACGAGATGGCCACAGGGAGGCCCCTCTTCCCCGGCTCCACGGTCAAGGAGGAGCTGCACCTCATCTTCCGGCTCCTCG GGACCCCTACCGAAGACACGTGGCCTGGGGTGATGGCCCTGAGCGAGTTCCGAGCCTACAACTTCCCCCGGTACCTCCCCCAGCCGCTCATCAGCCATGCTCCCAG GTTGGACACTGAGGGCATCAACCTCCTGACCAGCCTCCTCCTGGTGAGTGTGCTCccggccagggccagggccaggcaggcagAGAGCTGA